One genomic window of Desulfuromonas sp. AOP6 includes the following:
- a CDS encoding cytochrome C — translation MGKLLLRGVLALAMVLVMVPAAMADEFTKEDLAKWERDFMAVVEEGDRLFHSALGSNAVSCDMCHPNATNTHPETYPKVQKQLGKVASLRDMVNWCIKNPLEGEGMELAADDPKMIALEAYMHYERRGVPLAPGKH, via the coding sequence ATGGGAAAATTACTGCTCCGTGGTGTTCTGGCATTGGCGATGGTCTTGGTGATGGTGCCGGCGGCCATGGCTGATGAGTTCACCAAAGAAGACCTGGCCAAATGGGAAAGAGATTTTATGGCAGTTGTCGAGGAAGGGGATAGGCTTTTCCATAGCGCCTTGGGAAGTAATGCTGTTTCCTGTGATATGTGCCATCCCAATGCGACCAACACCCATCCCGAGACCTATCCAAAAGTTCAGAAACAATTGGGTAAGGTGGCTTCCCTTAGGGATATGGTCAACTGGTGTATCAAAAATCCTCTCGAAGGTGAAGGGATGGAATTGGCGGCCGATGACCCCAAAATGATTGCCTTGGAGGCGTATATGCATTACGAGCGCCGTGGTGTCCCACTGGCACCTGGCAAACACTGA
- a CDS encoding DoxX family protein translates to MSLKFLGRYKDFGLLLLRVGIGVMFLFHGTPKLLGGPDKWISLGAAMQYLGVDAFPMFWGFSAAAAEFFGGVFLMLGLFFRPACFFLAVTMAVAATMHLGRGEGLMAASHAIENGIFFVGLIFIGPGRYSVDRG, encoded by the coding sequence ATGTCTCTTAAATTTCTAGGACGTTACAAGGATTTTGGCCTGCTGCTGCTGCGCGTCGGCATCGGCGTCATGTTTCTCTTCCATGGCACTCCCAAGCTTCTTGGCGGTCCAGATAAGTGGATTAGTCTGGGTGCCGCCATGCAGTATCTTGGCGTTGACGCCTTTCCCATGTTCTGGGGCTTTTCCGCCGCCGCCGCTGAGTTTTTCGGCGGCGTTTTTCTCATGCTGGGACTCTTTTTCCGGCCGGCCTGTTTCTTCCTGGCGGTGACCATGGCTGTAGCCGCCACGATGCACCTGGGGCGGGGCGAGGGACTTATGGCGGCCTCCCATGCCATCGAAAACGGCATCTTCTTTGTTGGCCTGATTTTTATCGGACCGGGGCGCTACAGTGTGGACAGGGGCTGA
- a CDS encoding cysteine synthase family protein, with translation MKKRGFDLIHAIGETPLVELTRLQKNPRVRLFAKLEGNNPGGSVKDRPAAYMIRKAEETGALDAGKVILEPTSGNTGIALAMIGASRGYRVKLVMPACVSLERRAILEAYGADVVLSPADEATDGAIRLAHRILEEEPGRYYMPNQYGNPNNPLAHYETTGPEIWRQTEGRLAAFVAGMGTSGTLMGVGCYLREQRAGIHIVGVEPRLGHKVQGLKNMQEAIVPAIYDQNQLDMKLTVEDEDAFAAARSLAMEEGIFAGMSSGAAVAGALRYAETLQEGTVVTLLPDRGDRYLSTTLFRSVCANCPP, from the coding sequence ATGAAAAAGCGAGGTTTTGATCTTATCCATGCCATCGGTGAGACTCCCTTGGTGGAACTGACCCGGCTGCAGAAGAATCCCCGGGTGAGGCTTTTCGCCAAACTCGAGGGGAACAACCCTGGCGGTTCTGTCAAAGACAGGCCGGCCGCCTACATGATCCGCAAGGCTGAGGAAACGGGGGCTCTTGACGCTGGCAAGGTGATTCTGGAGCCGACCTCCGGCAACACCGGTATCGCCCTGGCCATGATAGGCGCCTCCAGGGGATACCGTGTGAAACTGGTGATGCCAGCCTGTGTGAGCCTGGAGCGGCGGGCCATTCTTGAAGCGTACGGTGCCGACGTCGTCCTTTCGCCGGCCGATGAGGCCACCGATGGGGCCATCCGGCTGGCACACCGGATTCTGGAAGAGGAACCGGGGCGTTATTATATGCCCAACCAGTACGGCAACCCGAACAATCCCCTGGCCCACTATGAAACGACAGGACCGGAGATCTGGCGACAGACGGAGGGGCGCCTTGCCGCCTTTGTCGCCGGCATGGGGACCTCGGGCACGCTCATGGGTGTCGGTTGCTATCTGAGGGAGCAGCGGGCGGGTATTCATATTGTAGGTGTCGAGCCGCGCCTGGGACATAAGGTGCAGGGGCTTAAAAACATGCAGGAAGCCATCGTGCCGGCCATTTACGATCAGAACCAGCTGGATATGAAGCTGACCGTGGAGGACGAGGACGCCTTTGCCGCAGCCCGGTCCCTTGCCATGGAAGAGGGGATCTTCGCCGGCATGTCGAGTGGTGCCGCAGTGGCGGGCGCCCTGCGCTATGCGGAGACTCTGCAGGAGGGGACCGTCGTCACCCTGCTGCCTGATCGTGGTGACCGCTACCTGAGCACCACCCTGTTTCGCTCGGTCTGCGCCAACTGTCCTCCGTAG
- a CDS encoding metallophosphoesterase: protein MSTKVNRRIFLKQLGVAAAMTAVPLNLVEVAWGKEKGENFTFAYISDPHITHISGNKFVKNFDKGLEKAIAEVNFMWPQPDFVVFGGDLAQLGKKEELDHGMEMMSKLTVPVKYVIGEHDYYLDLGQYWEEKISKLYYSFDHKGVHFVVLNSILTDDDWTHKRWPTAMERMLQMARLDNPNGSPFMVKEKQRQWLKQDLAKVDKNTPVVVMSHSPLYKVYKGWNFWTEDAEEVQALLKPFKKVTVLHGHVHQIMYNQIGNISFHAMMSTGWPWPYPVSYSQAANMVPKMTVFMNRADPFHERDATGWSAINLENGRVVNNLELWQNTPRSVRFDEKAKHPVDSQYQDPANQIPPQVHY, encoded by the coding sequence ATGAGCACGAAGGTCAATCGAAGAATTTTTCTGAAGCAGTTGGGGGTGGCTGCGGCCATGACGGCAGTGCCCTTGAATCTGGTCGAAGTGGCTTGGGGAAAGGAAAAGGGTGAGAACTTTACCTTTGCTTATATCTCCGACCCTCACATTACTCACATCAGTGGCAACAAGTTTGTGAAAAATTTCGATAAGGGCCTCGAGAAGGCTATTGCCGAAGTCAACTTCATGTGGCCGCAGCCCGATTTCGTCGTCTTTGGCGGCGACCTTGCCCAGTTGGGAAAAAAGGAAGAACTCGACCATGGCATGGAAATGATGTCCAAGCTCACAGTCCCCGTCAAATATGTCATCGGCGAGCACGACTACTATCTCGACCTGGGCCAATACTGGGAAGAGAAAATCAGCAAACTTTACTACAGCTTCGATCACAAAGGTGTCCACTTTGTCGTACTTAACAGCATCCTGACAGATGATGACTGGACCCACAAACGCTGGCCAACGGCCATGGAGCGCATGCTGCAGATGGCCAGGCTCGATAATCCCAACGGGTCGCCCTTCATGGTCAAGGAAAAGCAGCGTCAATGGCTTAAACAGGATCTGGCCAAAGTGGATAAAAACACTCCGGTCGTGGTGATGTCCCATTCCCCTCTCTACAAGGTGTACAAGGGCTGGAACTTCTGGACGGAAGATGCTGAAGAGGTCCAGGCCCTCCTCAAGCCCTTCAAAAAGGTAACGGTTCTGCACGGGCATGTCCATCAGATCATGTACAACCAGATCGGCAACATCTCCTTCCACGCCATGATGTCCACCGGCTGGCCCTGGCCCTATCCCGTTAGTTACAGTCAGGCAGCCAACATGGTGCCCAAAATGACCGTTTTTATGAACCGGGCCGATCCCTTCCATGAGCGGGATGCCACCGGTTGGTCGGCCATTAATCTTGAAAATGGCCGGGTTGTCAATAATCTGGAACTCTGGCAGAACACGCCTCGTTCGGTCCGTTTTGACGAAAAAGCGAAACATCCGGTCGACAGCCAGTATCAGGACCCGGCCAATCAGATACCACCTCAGGTACATTACTGA
- a CDS encoding cytochrome c peroxidase, with translation MKCTMAIRVSVILSIMAFALPVLSAPLPLGLPPVPIPADNPQTPEKIALGKQLYEDKRFSSDGTVACANCHLPEKAFVDGLPVSEGVGQQKGTRNSPTVINAVYFKEQFWDGRRPSLEEQAKDPFINPVEHGLESHDPIVEIVQTDPDYVTQFEKVFGLKAADITIDHVVKAIASFERTIISGDSPFDRYQYGGDKTAMSEAAIRGLEVYLDKGRCQSCHTIGEQDALFTNNDYHNLGVGFAKIEPRMMEIVTAFRKAKATGENVDEKVLTDADVSELGRFAITLRPSDVGKFKTSGLRNIAVTAPYMHDGSLNTLEEVIDLYDRGGEANPMLDGGIRVLNLTDQEKSDLVEFLKHLTSPEYAHLANQK, from the coding sequence ATGAAATGCACCATGGCCATTAGGGTGTCGGTAATTCTTTCGATCATGGCTTTCGCCCTGCCTGTTCTGTCGGCGCCGCTTCCCTTGGGTTTGCCACCGGTTCCGATTCCAGCCGACAACCCCCAAACCCCCGAAAAGATAGCCTTGGGTAAACAGCTCTACGAGGACAAGCGGTTCAGTTCGGATGGAACCGTTGCCTGTGCCAACTGCCACTTGCCTGAAAAAGCTTTCGTGGATGGGCTGCCGGTCTCCGAAGGGGTTGGCCAGCAGAAAGGCACCCGCAATTCGCCAACGGTTATCAATGCTGTTTATTTCAAAGAGCAGTTCTGGGATGGACGTCGGCCCAGCCTGGAAGAGCAGGCGAAAGATCCCTTTATCAATCCGGTGGAACATGGATTGGAGAGTCACGACCCCATCGTGGAGATTGTGCAGACCGATCCAGATTACGTAACTCAGTTTGAGAAGGTGTTCGGGCTGAAGGCTGCGGATATAACCATAGATCATGTGGTCAAGGCCATCGCAAGCTTTGAACGCACTATCATCTCCGGGGATTCACCATTTGACCGCTACCAGTACGGGGGCGACAAAACGGCTATGTCCGAGGCGGCTATCCGGGGGTTGGAGGTTTATCTTGACAAAGGGCGCTGCCAGAGCTGCCACACCATTGGTGAACAGGACGCCCTGTTTACCAACAACGATTACCACAATCTGGGCGTGGGTTTCGCCAAGATTGAACCACGCATGATGGAGATCGTTACCGCTTTCCGAAAAGCAAAGGCTACCGGAGAAAATGTCGATGAGAAAGTCCTCACGGACGCCGACGTATCGGAACTGGGGCGCTTTGCCATCACGTTACGTCCCTCGGATGTCGGTAAGTTCAAGACATCGGGACTGCGTAATATTGCCGTGACAGCCCCCTATATGCACGACGGCAGTCTCAACACTCTAGAAGAAGTTATCGATTTGTATGACCGGGGCGGCGAGGCTAATCCCATGCTCGATGGGGGCATTCGGGTTCTCAATCTGACCGACCAGGAAAAGTCCGACCTAGTCGAATTCCTGAAGCATCTGACCAGTCCGGAGTATGCTCATCTGGCAAACCAAAAGTGA